From the Achromobacter xylosoxidans A8 genome, the window GGTTTCCACCAGCAATTGCAGTTCGCCATCGACGCTGCGCAGTCGCTTGAGCGCCACCACCTGGCCGTCTTCGGCCAGCCCCAGCGAACTGGCCTCGTGCGCCGTCGGCGCACGCAGTTCCTGTCGCAGCACCTGGGTGCGCACCGTGCGGCCCTTGCGTTCCATTTCGTCCGAAAATCCCAGCACGGTGGAAACGAAATCTTCGTCGCGTTCGCGCGCCGACACGAAGGCGCCTTGGCCGCGTATCTTGTAGATCAGGCCGTTGCGGACCAGGTCCGCCAGCGCTTCGCGCACGACGATGCGCGAAATGCCATATTGCTCGCCGAACTCCGCCTCGGTGGGCAGCTTGTCGCCCACGGCCAGTTCGCCTTGCAGGATCTTGCCGCGCACCACGTCGCGGAACTGCGCCCAGAGCGGGGCGCCGGCGCTGCGGTCCAATATGGCTTCGGTGGAGATGGGGCTGCTCATGTCGTCAAAGAGTTGGAAATCGAACCTGCGGTCAGGGCGGAATCGGCGGGCTTTGCCCAGGACGTCTCGTCCGCAGGAAGTTGAACACAATGCCGGTCCCGCAGCGTCGCGGTGCAGGCCCGTAACTCGGTCTGCCGGCGCTCGGCGTTCCAGCCCAGCTCGGCTGCGGCAATATCGGCCAATTCAGCCAGCAGCGCCGGGGTGACATGGCCGCGGATGGCCAGCAGGGTGCGCCGGATCACCAGATCGGTCAGGTGCTGCACGGCCGTTTCACGGCACAGATAGCGGATCTCGGCCGCGGAATGGTCCGGCGCGTGGCGCAAGGGCTTATCGCCCGCAGCCGCGAAATCCGCCGCCACGGCGCCCGCCCGTGAACCATAGCGCATGAACAGTTCGGTGACGCGCTCGCGGTCCAAGGCGGTGGCCGCCTGGATGCTGTCCAGAAAGCGTTGCCGCCCCGGAGCATCGGCGGGCATGCCCGCCCCGCCGCCGATCGCCACCTGCTCGGTTGACTGCCGCCGCGCGCGGCCCAGTTGTTGCAGCACCGCGTCGGCTGCCAATTGCGCCAGCGAACGGAAGGTGGTCCATTTTCCGCCCACCAGGCACACCATGGGGACCTCGCGCCGTGCGTTGGGCGGGTCGATCACCACCGCGTGATCGCGCGATATCTGTCCAGGCTTGTCGGCATCGGACTGGGCCAGCGGCCTGACTCCCACATAAGTGTAGACCACGTCATTGCGGCTGAAATCCAGGCGAGGAAACACCTCGCGCAGAACGCCAAGCAGGTAGTCGATCTCCGCCGGATCGGTTGCGGCAAGGTCCGGATCGTCCACCGGTATATCGGTGGAGCCCACCAGCACCCGGTCCAGGAAGGGGTAGACGATGCACACCCGGCCGTCGGACGCCTCGAAGTAAGCCATGCGGCCTTGAAGCGCCGAGCGCAGCGCGGGATGGTTCAGGATCAGGTGTGACCCCTTGGTGCCCATGACGCGTGAGCCGGCGCCTTGCAGCGCGCCGGCGGCGCGGTCCAGCCAGGCCCCCGTCGCATTGACCACCGTATCGGCGGTCACTTGCACGGATTGTCCGGTGAGCGCGTCGCGCAGCGTGATGGTGCGGCCCTGGCATGCCGTCACGCTGCAATAGTTCGATGCGACCGAGGCCGGATGGCCGCGATGGGCATCGTCGATCAGCTCCAGCACCAGCCATTCCGGATGCCGTATCCAGGCATCGTAGTAAGTGGCTGTCCAGCGTACGTCCGTGCCGAACAGTGCGCCGTCCGCCTGCGGTACGCGCTCGATGCGATGTTCCGGCATGATGCGCTGGCTGCGGCCCAGCCGGTCGTAGAGGCGCAAGCCCAGCCCCACCACGCACAGTCCCCGCGCGCCCGGCGAGGCGCTCAGGCCGGCAAAGCGCAACATGCTGCCCCACAAGCCGCCGAAGCGGCTGGATAGCGGCACCACGGTTTCCAGCGGATGCACCAGATGCGCCGCGTTGCGCAGCAGCAGATTGCGTTCGCGGGTGGCTTCCGCCACCAGCGAAAATGCGCCGCTTTCCAGGTAGCGCAAGCCGCCGTGGATCATGCGCGACGGCGCGCTGCTGGCGCCAGCAGCCACATCGTCCTTGTCCACGATCAGGCAGTCCACGCCTTGCAGCGACAGGTCGCGGAACAC encodes:
- a CDS encoding glycerol-3-phosphate dehydrogenase/oxidase, whose translation is MTPHTPTFARPASLAGRHFSTVIVGAGINGAGVFRDLSLQGVDCLIVDKDDVAAGASSAPSRMIHGGLRYLESGAFSLVAEATRERNLLLRNAAHLVHPLETVVPLSSRFGGLWGSMLRFAGLSASPGARGLCVVGLGLRLYDRLGRSQRIMPEHRIERVPQADGALFGTDVRWTATYYDAWIRHPEWLVLELIDDAHRGHPASVASNYCSVTACQGRTITLRDALTGQSVQVTADTVVNATGAWLDRAAGALQGAGSRVMGTKGSHLILNHPALRSALQGRMAYFEASDGRVCIVYPFLDRVLVGSTDIPVDDPDLAATDPAEIDYLLGVLREVFPRLDFSRNDVVYTYVGVRPLAQSDADKPGQISRDHAVVIDPPNARREVPMVCLVGGKWTTFRSLAQLAADAVLQQLGRARRQSTEQVAIGGGAGMPADAPGRQRFLDSIQAATALDRERVTELFMRYGSRAGAVAADFAAAGDKPLRHAPDHSAAEIRYLCRETAVQHLTDLVIRRTLLAIRGHVTPALLAELADIAAAELGWNAERRQTELRACTATLRDRHCVQLPADETSWAKPADSALTAGSISNSLTT
- a CDS encoding GntR family transcriptional regulator, encoding MSSPISTEAILDRSAGAPLWAQFRDVVRGKILQGELAVGDKLPTEAEFGEQYGISRIVVREALADLVRNGLIYKIRGQGAFVSARERDEDFVSTVLGFSDEMERKGRTVRTQVLRQELRAPTAHEASSLGLAEDGQVVALKRLRSVDGELQLLVETAVPADLVPGLHRTRLENRSLYDVLRRQYGLRIVRAERWIDAVQPDAETCELLGMKEPEPLLRIESIAYGANGRPLEHYRALHRCKSSRLHVQTTT